A stretch of the Bacillus sp. B-jedd genome encodes the following:
- the sspL gene encoding small, acid-soluble spore protein L encodes MSKNDGNRGTKAPGVNPQGFGQDASRTPDPKSKLEEKAKKSNTKR; translated from the coding sequence GTGAGCAAAAATGACGGAAACAGGGGGACAAAAGCCCCAGGAGTCAATCCGCAGGGATTTGGGCAGGATGCCTCAAGAACACCGGATCCAAAAAGTAAGCTGGAAGAGAAGGCTAAAAAAAGTAACACCAAAAGATAA
- a CDS encoding 5'-3' exonuclease, with the protein MQTKSNESLMLIDGMALLFRAFYATAVTGQFMINSKGMPTNAVHGFLKHMLAAVSEFSPTHVAVCWDMGSKTFRTEMFDGYKANRGEAPVELIPQFELAKEATAAFGIPNIGLAGYEADDCIGTIAIEASRHLPVSILTGDRDILQLLDEQVSVILLKKGYGNYQVHTPETFYEECGLIPRQMIDLKALMGDPSDNYPGVKGIGEKTALKLLLEHGHIEGILANLDKLSKSHRTKIEQDLEMLHLSRKLAEIHCEVPVECHIPSALFSPDRGMVENVLNDMGLRGISRLIPYQSEPVFE; encoded by the coding sequence ATGCAAACTAAAAGTAATGAATCACTTATGCTGATAGATGGGATGGCCCTTTTGTTCAGGGCTTTTTATGCTACCGCGGTCACCGGACAATTTATGATTAACTCTAAGGGTATGCCCACGAACGCGGTTCATGGCTTCCTTAAACATATGCTGGCAGCTGTTTCTGAGTTTTCACCGACGCATGTCGCTGTCTGTTGGGATATGGGAAGCAAAACCTTTCGGACGGAGATGTTTGATGGTTACAAGGCGAACAGAGGCGAAGCACCTGTCGAACTGATTCCTCAATTTGAACTTGCAAAAGAAGCCACAGCAGCTTTCGGCATCCCTAATATTGGACTCGCGGGTTATGAAGCAGATGATTGCATCGGAACGATTGCCATTGAGGCAAGCCGCCATTTGCCAGTATCGATTTTGACTGGGGACAGGGATATCCTGCAACTACTTGATGAGCAGGTCTCGGTTATTTTGCTTAAAAAAGGATATGGGAACTACCAGGTCCATACGCCTGAGACCTTTTACGAGGAATGCGGTTTGATTCCCCGCCAAATGATCGATTTAAAGGCGCTGATGGGTGACCCGAGTGATAACTATCCCGGGGTGAAGGGAATTGGTGAAAAGACAGCTCTGAAGCTTTTACTTGAACACGGGCATATCGAGGGGATATTGGCGAATCTTGATAAGCTTTCGAAGTCCCACCGGACAAAAATTGAACAGGATTTAGAGATGCTCCATCTATCACGAAAACTTGCTGAAATCCATTGTGAAGTTCCGGTCGAGTGCCATATACCTTCAGCGCTCTTTTCACCCGACAGGGGAATGGTTGAGAATGTTTTGAATGATATGGGGTTGAGAGGTATCTCCCGCCTGATCCCCTACCAGTCCGAGCCAGTTTTTGAATGA
- a CDS encoding dynamin family protein — MIQAKRQQDSMKNVKGVLSALHRFFEEKGESGLAEKVKQLGRKYSSGEKVIAFCGHFSAGKSSIINTLAGEDILPSSPIPTSANLVRVKSGEEYAKVYFKKDIPWLYLPPYDYSIVKTHCLDGDEITEIEISRERTHLPEKTVILDTPGIDSVDDAHRISTESAIHLADLVFYVMDYNHVQSGVNFLFTKDLQDAGKEVYLIVNQIDKHQEAELSFTSFKESVASSFRSWGVEPAGIFYTTLKHPEHPENQYPELEAFIRTKGADSSGLEASVMAAAEKLADDFLQKEIEDQAEERGTLTQLLSEGLPAGKVPISERISLLEDTLSEKAQSEETAGKELDQEVSRILQNAYLMPFETRELAKGYLESVQPGFKVGFIFSSGKTNAEKQARKEAFLKDVSEKTKQQAEWHLRELLLNTLKERQITDSGLLSLAGGFQIPIDDALIEKPVKKGALLSGDYVLTYTDELVSEIKMAARKNINEFKKAYLNFVGKMTEEDIFKHEHELAKFNEYLEAEQKLGTLKEIIELDRHELSLILQGESLGGETTERLFSKEEEAVRVIRDALSNKNESLEVKEAQKDLLVEAVTEIEPGRIRADVPDRLRKAAQIVSGLPGFNHLAAELVERAGKLENRSYTVALFGAFSAGKSSFANALIGKKVLPVSPNPTTASICRIKPVDSQHHHGAVMVKMKDPSSLLADVNQALKSFTDEVGTLETALAKINELEKLPFTGDTAEKANLSFLNAFKMGFAHENEHLGKLLEADFDQFSEFVAKEEKSCFAEWIDLYYDCPLTRKGITLVDTPGADSINARHTGVAFNYIKNADAILFVTYYNHAFSRADREFLIQLGRVKEVFELDKMFFIINAIDLAKDETEKELVISYVREQLEQYGIRNPSLNTVSSLNGIREKEGHVNLDSGIPGFEDTFYRFISEGLAKLAISSAEEELVRVTRLLASLVRSATEDKSKAAENISVLKNTDARMKAFLYSQSPAQLKKRVCQEAEELIHYCKQRVFLRFNDFFKESFNPSVLNGQSGYLKKALGMALEDLLGSLGHDLAQEMRATSLRIEKFASASVKGYSSGLERELAEICEGLTFGETELPEAEGIEFPAALANTDRSLFSKPLSLFKNPKDFFEKNGKKAMQEQLQNVLSSEADAYLKYQAERLSLYGSGFVEKAFSVVIENKGQQAEDYVSGLLEIYGGGLDVEDLKKRLEEAKQLSK, encoded by the coding sequence ATGATTCAGGCAAAAAGGCAGCAAGACTCTATGAAAAATGTAAAAGGGGTATTATCTGCACTGCATCGTTTTTTTGAAGAAAAGGGAGAATCTGGCCTGGCTGAAAAAGTGAAACAGCTTGGGCGGAAATACAGCTCGGGAGAAAAGGTCATCGCCTTCTGCGGCCACTTCTCGGCTGGGAAATCATCTATAATAAATACCCTGGCCGGGGAAGATATTCTTCCTTCAAGCCCAATCCCGACTAGCGCCAATCTGGTCAGGGTTAAATCGGGTGAAGAATATGCCAAAGTCTATTTCAAAAAAGATATTCCATGGCTTTATTTGCCGCCTTATGATTACAGCATTGTGAAAACCCATTGCCTTGACGGTGATGAAATTACAGAAATTGAAATCAGCAGGGAGCGCACCCACCTTCCTGAAAAAACCGTCATCCTGGATACTCCGGGAATCGATTCGGTTGATGATGCCCATCGGATTTCAACCGAGTCCGCCATTCATCTTGCTGATTTGGTTTTTTACGTTATGGACTATAATCATGTCCAATCAGGGGTCAATTTCCTGTTTACAAAAGATTTGCAGGATGCCGGAAAAGAAGTTTATTTGATCGTAAATCAAATCGATAAGCACCAGGAAGCCGAGCTAAGTTTTACAAGCTTTAAGGAGAGTGTAGCTTCTTCCTTCCGTTCATGGGGAGTAGAGCCTGCCGGCATTTTTTATACAACCCTTAAACATCCGGAACACCCGGAAAACCAATATCCCGAACTGGAAGCCTTCATCCGTACAAAGGGAGCGGACAGTAGCGGACTGGAAGCCTCGGTCATGGCTGCGGCTGAAAAGCTGGCTGATGATTTTTTACAAAAAGAAATAGAGGACCAGGCGGAAGAAAGAGGTACATTGACACAACTGCTTTCAGAAGGGCTCCCGGCTGGTAAAGTGCCAATCTCAGAGAGGATTTCCTTATTGGAGGACACTTTGAGTGAAAAAGCCCAAAGTGAGGAAACGGCTGGCAAGGAGTTGGATCAGGAAGTATCGAGGATCTTGCAGAATGCCTATTTAATGCCGTTTGAAACCCGCGAGCTGGCAAAAGGCTATCTGGAATCTGTCCAACCGGGTTTCAAGGTAGGATTCATTTTTTCTAGCGGAAAAACAAACGCTGAAAAACAGGCAAGGAAAGAAGCCTTTCTTAAAGATGTCAGCGAGAAAACGAAACAGCAGGCAGAATGGCATTTAAGGGAACTTTTATTGAATACACTCAAAGAGCGGCAAATCACAGACAGCGGGCTTCTATCTTTAGCTGGCGGCTTTCAGATACCTATCGATGACGCGCTAATTGAAAAGCCTGTCAAAAAGGGCGCCCTTTTATCTGGCGATTATGTCCTTACTTATACAGATGAATTGGTTTCCGAAATCAAAATGGCTGCCAGGAAAAACATTAATGAATTCAAAAAAGCTTATTTGAATTTCGTTGGGAAGATGACGGAAGAGGATATATTTAAGCATGAACATGAACTTGCCAAATTTAATGAATATCTAGAAGCTGAGCAGAAACTCGGCACTCTTAAAGAGATAATTGAATTAGACAGACATGAACTTTCGTTGATTTTGCAAGGGGAAAGCCTTGGAGGAGAAACAACTGAGCGGCTTTTCAGCAAGGAAGAGGAAGCCGTTAGAGTAATAAGAGATGCTCTGTCAAACAAAAATGAATCCTTGGAAGTAAAGGAAGCACAGAAAGATTTGCTTGTTGAAGCGGTCACAGAGATAGAGCCGGGCCGAATCAGGGCGGATGTTCCCGATCGGCTCAGAAAAGCTGCGCAAATTGTTTCAGGCCTGCCGGGTTTCAATCACCTCGCCGCTGAACTGGTGGAAAGAGCAGGAAAGCTGGAAAACAGGTCGTATACTGTCGCTCTCTTCGGCGCATTCAGTGCGGGTAAATCTTCGTTCGCAAATGCGTTGATTGGCAAAAAGGTGCTCCCTGTCTCCCCGAATCCGACTACCGCATCGATTTGCAGAATCAAGCCTGTCGATAGCCAGCATCATCATGGGGCTGTCATGGTGAAGATGAAAGACCCATCCAGCCTGCTTGCTGATGTGAATCAGGCTCTCAAAAGTTTCACGGATGAAGTAGGGACCCTGGAAACTGCTTTGGCTAAGATAAATGAACTTGAAAAATTGCCTTTTACCGGCGATACAGCCGAGAAGGCAAATTTATCCTTCCTAAATGCTTTCAAGATGGGATTTGCCCATGAAAACGAGCATTTAGGAAAATTGTTAGAGGCGGATTTTGACCAGTTCAGCGAATTTGTCGCAAAGGAAGAAAAATCGTGCTTTGCGGAATGGATTGACTTATATTACGATTGCCCGCTGACAAGAAAGGGAATCACACTTGTCGACACTCCTGGTGCGGATTCAATTAACGCCAGGCATACCGGGGTCGCTTTCAATTATATTAAAAATGCGGATGCCATCCTGTTTGTGACCTACTATAATCATGCCTTTTCGAGGGCCGACCGGGAGTTCCTCATCCAGCTTGGCAGGGTAAAGGAAGTCTTCGAACTTGATAAAATGTTTTTTATCATCAACGCCATTGACCTGGCCAAGGATGAAACTGAGAAAGAACTGGTCATATCATATGTGAGGGAGCAACTGGAGCAGTATGGCATCAGGAATCCGTCACTTAACACGGTTTCAAGTCTGAATGGTATAAGGGAAAAAGAAGGTCATGTTAATTTGGATTCTGGCATTCCGGGATTTGAAGACACATTTTACAGGTTCATTTCGGAAGGACTGGCAAAACTGGCCATTTCTTCAGCCGAAGAGGAGCTTGTCCGTGTTACCCGCCTGTTGGCCAGCCTCGTCCGGTCGGCAACGGAGGATAAGTCGAAAGCTGCCGAAAATATCAGCGTTCTGAAAAATACCGATGCCAGAATGAAGGCTTTCCTCTACTCGCAGTCGCCGGCCCAGCTTAAAAAGCGAGTGTGCCAGGAAGCGGAAGAGCTTATCCATTATTGCAAGCAAAGGGTTTTCCTGAGGTTTAATGACTTTTTCAAGGAGTCGTTTAATCCCTCTGTATTAAACGGGCAAAGCGGCTATTTGAAAAAGGCACTTGGCATGGCGTTGGAGGATTTGCTGGGAAGCCTTGGACATGATTTGGCGCAGGAAATGCGAGCGACAAGTTTAAGAATCGAAAAGTTTGCCTCCGCTTCGGTGAAGGGATACAGTTCAGGACTTGAAAGGGAATTGGCGGAAATATGTGAGGGCCTTACGTTCGGTGAAACAGAGTTACCGGAAGCGGAGGGAATCGAGTTTCCAGCTGCCCTTGCCAATACAGACAGAAGCTTGTTCTCTAAGCCGCTTTCCCTGTTCAAAAATCCAAAGGACTTTTTTGAGAAAAACGGAAAGAAGGCCATGCAGGAACAGTTGCAGAACGTTTTGAGCAGCGAGGCTGATGCATACCTTAAATACCAGGCAGAAAGACTTTCGCTTTACGGAAGCGGGTTTGTCGAAAAGGCGTTTTCTGTTGTCATTGAAAACAAGGGCCAACAGGCGGAGGATTATGTATCCGGATTGCTTGAGATTTATGGCGGCGGACTTGATGTCGAGGATCTTAAGAAAAGACTAGAGGAAGCCAAACAGCTTTCGAAATAA
- a CDS encoding isoprenylcysteine carboxyl methyltransferase family protein, whose amino-acid sequence MLFGFLITFVILQRLIELMIARRNEDRMKREGAIEFGSGHYPWMVLMHIGFFLSLFLEVLVLKKNVSPFWPFLVSLFLVAQAGRIWALASLGKYWNTKIIVLPGAEPVRKGPYRFLKHPNYVIVTLELLVIPLLFNAYITAAVFAILNAIMLSIRIPAEESALKKLTEYENQLNRNGKIESKMLKKFDN is encoded by the coding sequence ATGCTTTTCGGCTTTTTAATTACTTTTGTCATTTTACAGAGGCTTATCGAACTTATGATTGCGAGAAGGAATGAAGACCGGATGAAAAGAGAAGGGGCAATTGAGTTTGGCAGCGGGCATTATCCGTGGATGGTCTTAATGCATATTGGATTCTTCCTGTCTCTTTTTCTGGAAGTGCTAGTTTTGAAAAAAAACGTATCGCCTTTTTGGCCATTCCTGGTATCCCTTTTTTTAGTTGCCCAGGCCGGAAGAATTTGGGCACTTGCTTCCTTGGGCAAGTATTGGAATACAAAGATTATCGTCTTGCCGGGAGCAGAGCCTGTCAGGAAAGGGCCATACCGTTTCCTTAAGCATCCCAACTATGTCATTGTCACACTTGAACTGCTTGTCATTCCGTTGTTATTTAATGCATATATAACCGCTGCTGTTTTTGCCATATTGAACGCAATCATGCTCTCCATCAGAATTCCCGCGGAGGAATCAGCACTGAAAAAGCTGACTGAATATGAAAACCAGCTCAATAGAAATGGCAAGATTGAGTCAAAAATGTTAAAGAAGTTTGACAACTGA
- a CDS encoding type III polyketide synthase — protein sequence MPSIISIGEALPPYKIEQESAVEFARELFSESFKDIERLLTVFQNGQIESRRFAKDIEWFKEERTFKERNDAYIESAVELGKEAVEKCLTNLRFLQREVEPAEIDAIFFISTTGLATPSIEARIMNKLSFSPHAKRIPIWGLGCAGGAAGLARAYEYCLAYPIAKVLVLSVELCSLTFQKNDRSKSNLVGTSLFADGVSCALVTGDEAERIQTGRVPAILATQSTLMPDSMDVMGWDIKNEGLYVIFSRDIPSMIENWLQPNVFGFLENQNLTMEDIGYFIAHPGGKKVLDAYAVSLGIDRSLMDISTDVLKEYGNMSSSTILYVLKRHMEMEPMEGAYGLAAALGPGFSSELLLMRWGE from the coding sequence ATGCCATCAATTATTTCAATCGGAGAAGCCCTCCCGCCTTATAAAATTGAACAGGAAAGCGCTGTGGAGTTTGCAAGGGAACTGTTTTCAGAATCCTTTAAAGATATAGAACGACTATTAACAGTTTTCCAGAACGGCCAAATTGAAAGCCGGCGCTTTGCAAAAGATATCGAATGGTTCAAAGAAGAAAGGACTTTTAAGGAGCGGAATGATGCTTATATTGAGTCCGCCGTAGAACTGGGAAAAGAGGCCGTCGAAAAATGCCTCACTAATTTACGGTTCCTTCAGAGGGAGGTTGAACCCGCGGAAATAGATGCCATTTTTTTTATATCGACAACAGGTCTGGCTACACCGAGCATAGAAGCCAGGATCATGAATAAATTATCATTCTCTCCCCATGCAAAAAGAATTCCGATATGGGGCCTGGGCTGTGCCGGCGGAGCCGCGGGCCTGGCCAGGGCATACGAATATTGCCTAGCCTATCCAATTGCCAAAGTCCTTGTGCTTAGCGTGGAACTTTGCAGCCTCACCTTTCAAAAAAACGATAGATCTAAAAGCAACTTAGTCGGTACTTCCCTATTCGCTGACGGCGTTAGCTGCGCATTGGTTACAGGTGACGAGGCAGAAAGAATCCAAACCGGCAGAGTTCCGGCCATTCTTGCTACGCAGTCCACTCTAATGCCGGACTCGATGGATGTGATGGGGTGGGACATTAAAAACGAGGGCTTATATGTCATATTCTCGAGGGACATTCCCTCGATGATTGAGAATTGGCTGCAACCGAATGTTTTTGGTTTTTTAGAAAATCAGAATCTCACTATGGAAGATATCGGCTATTTCATTGCCCATCCAGGAGGGAAGAAAGTCCTCGATGCTTATGCCGTTTCGCTGGGGATTGATCGTTCCTTAATGGATATATCCACTGATGTGCTAAAGGAATACGGAAACATGTCATCTTCCACAATTTTATATGTTTTGAAAAGGCATATGGAGATGGAACCTATGGAAGGGGCATATGGGCTTGCCGCGGCACTGGGGCCTGGTTTCAGCTCGGAGCTTCTTTTGATGAGGTGGGGTGAATGA
- a CDS encoding SDR family NAD(P)-dependent oxidoreductase codes for MYLPSFRLDGKTAVITGAGRGIGRALAIAFAEAGADVAILSRTASDLEETAGFIHNEGRRALIIPCDVTKREDIQRAVRSVKDKWGSIDILVNNAGMNIRSKALDVTDEEWQTIMNTNLKSAFMMAQETGRVMKEQGTGGRIISIASVAGHVALRTGVVYAATKAAIIQMTKVLALEWGKYNINVNAIGPWYFKTPLTEKLLADPDYVKAILDVTPLNRIGELPELAGPAVFLASEAGSYVHGQTLYVDGGMTIQGF; via the coding sequence ATGTATTTACCTTCATTTCGACTTGATGGAAAAACGGCGGTCATTACAGGGGCCGGAAGGGGAATCGGAAGGGCACTCGCAATCGCATTTGCGGAAGCTGGAGCGGATGTTGCGATTCTTTCACGGACTGCGTCGGATTTGGAGGAAACAGCAGGCTTCATACATAACGAGGGAAGAAGGGCGCTCATTATTCCATGTGATGTAACGAAAAGGGAGGATATCCAGAGGGCTGTCCGGTCGGTAAAGGATAAATGGGGCTCGATTGACATTCTTGTCAATAATGCCGGAATGAATATCCGCTCAAAAGCCCTGGATGTAACAGATGAAGAATGGCAAACGATCATGAATACAAACTTGAAGTCCGCGTTCATGATGGCTCAGGAAACAGGCAGAGTCATGAAGGAACAAGGTACAGGCGGCAGGATCATTTCAATCGCGTCTGTAGCCGGCCATGTCGCCTTAAGAACAGGGGTTGTCTATGCGGCCACTAAAGCGGCCATCATCCAGATGACTAAAGTCCTCGCATTGGAATGGGGCAAGTATAACATCAATGTGAACGCAATCGGACCGTGGTATTTCAAGACTCCTTTAACGGAGAAGCTGCTCGCGGATCCTGATTATGTAAAAGCCATCCTGGATGTGACCCCTTTAAATCGTATCGGGGAACTCCCCGAGCTGGCCGGTCCCGCAGTTTTCCTGGCTTCTGAGGCCGGCAGTTATGTTCATGGCCAGACTTTGTATGTAGATGGCGGGATGACAATCCAAGGATTCTGA
- a CDS encoding cytochrome c oxidase subunit 2A — protein MAKPVLAKSHAKTKQKVKDDEPVLKGTLVSVMLLGAFLILSWAGVYFLFLDRF, from the coding sequence ATGGCGAAACCAGTATTGGCAAAATCGCATGCGAAGACAAAACAAAAGGTCAAAGATGATGAGCCTGTTCTGAAGGGGACTCTCGTTTCCGTAATGTTGCTTGGCGCATTTTTAATTCTTTCGTGGGCAGGCGTTTATTTTTTATTCCTTGACCGCTTTTAA
- a CDS encoding cytochrome c oxidase subunit II, whose product MHIHKFEKIWLIFGIATLVFFLTVVGVSAFYMGNQPPSCLQTIDVDKVDTQEPFNKPGLTKVEGKEWDYQLVYVASAFSYNPVEVQVPLGAKVKIIATTKDVIHGFEVAGTNINMMLEPGYVSEFTTTFDKPGEFLIVCNEYCGTGHHLMYSKIEVTE is encoded by the coding sequence ATGCATATCCATAAATTCGAGAAAATTTGGCTTATTTTCGGTATAGCCACTCTTGTTTTTTTTCTTACCGTCGTTGGCGTAAGTGCTTTTTATATGGGAAACCAGCCTCCAAGCTGCCTTCAGACGATCGATGTCGATAAAGTTGATACACAGGAACCATTCAACAAACCGGGCCTGACCAAAGTCGAAGGCAAGGAATGGGATTACCAGCTCGTGTACGTTGCATCCGCTTTTTCCTATAATCCGGTTGAAGTCCAAGTTCCACTTGGGGCGAAGGTTAAGATTATCGCTACAACAAAAGATGTCATCCACGGCTTTGAAGTAGCCGGAACAAATATTAATATGATGCTTGAACCGGGGTATGTGAGTGAATTTACGACCACCTTTGACAAGCCAGGCGAATTCCTGATTGTCTGCAATGAATATTGCGGTACAGGACATCACTTAATGTACTCTAAAATTGAGGTGACCGAATAA